The DNA window AGATATGCACTGCATTATATTGTGCCGTTAAATTCTCTGCGAAATGTACAAAATTTGCATTGTTTAGAGAAAACTACACTCTCATAAGCATTACATCAAACACCTTGATGGCCAATTTTGCGTTAACCACTGGCTCTAGTTAGAGACATCCAGTAAACATACTTCAGAACAATCTTTGCCTTCTTGCCCACATTTTATGCGCGATGTTACCCCTAGGGATCAGAACCGAACTCTTGCAACTGAGGAGACTGCATCATGGGATAGAGCTGAAGAGTTTTGGGATATTTATATAGAGAGATAGagattataaattttacatttttaaaaatataatagcgAATACGATAATAGCAAATGTGTTAGCTCGGATTTCTTTTAAGGATAGGCCAAACCCATCCTAAGGCCCCTCTACTTTACATTTTTGACTCAGTAAGCCTCTATCCCAAAGTTCGTCACGGATGGGTTCTTTTACTTTCATTTTTGACATTTTGAGGCCCTTACATGGATGGAAAATGGCAAGTGTAATTCACTCTCTGTTAATTAACGGAAAAAGATGACATGGCGTTTCCTCCAATTTATTTATGCCCACGTGGCATCCAACTTAAGGActtagtttttataaaattatactccctccgtcccaatagagttgtccattttgcctttatcacacagtttaagaaaagcaatcattgtttatagtttttgtaaaattttccttatttttcttatcatacccctatttaatgtagggtccacatataatttacttttattaatggcctttaaataggggtaatatagaaaaattaagtgtaaagttAGTTATtatttgaaagtggacaagtgttttgggacaaaaaaaattctcaaagtggacaactctattagaacggagggagtaatttaataaaaaaaggtaaaatacaaTAACTTTGATGacaaaattgtcatttttctaTCATCTTCttcagtttcatttttttagaaaaccaccaaaatttatttcaaattaccGATTAACAAAACCCATTTTCCCTTTCATACCTTAATTAAACCTAATCTAAAGAAACTAATTATCCAACCCATTTTTCATAGACTTTTTTTCTCAATCGTTTCTCACCGTCTCTCTAATCGTCTAAAGCAAGAAAAGACTAGCTCGGTGCAAATATGGCAGCAGCAGCGGTGGCAGCGCCGGTTCCAATTCCGGTCATTGCTGAGCCAACTCAGCCCTGGTTTATTCTGCCTAACCATGACAGCATGCATGACCTTCTTCCTAAGATCTGGCTTCCCTTTTTTAACAGTAGCCATCACCATGTCCCCAACGCAAGCAGAAGGCAAACGATTGAGACGACCTTTGATTCCCTTGACAGAAATGATGTACAGATTCTTGGCTCCCGTGTTGTCGGCGCAGTTGACGGTGGCTGCCACTGGTAAATTCAACATCCCCCTCGCCACCATCACCTCTAATCTTCTCCTTCTACTACTATAATCACTGCTATTACCATTCAAATCCACCGGAAACGCTGCCGTTTTCTGCTGTTGCTGCCTTAcaaattcaaaacaaaacagaacataaaataaaataaaacgccACGTCGTTTATCATATGAAaattggaaaagaaaaagaaatgagaGAATTGAGGTACCGGTGGTGCGTCGCTATTGTTGAAGGAGGTGAAATGTACGGCTTGAAGTATAGTGTTGTTGAAGCAGGTAAGGTGGTGGTAATGAATTGGTAATGATTCAACAATTTGCAGATAAGTGGGTgttgaaaaagatgaaatggaTTGGTAATTATTTGGTAATTGGTAATGAATTGGTAATGAATTGTTTTGGGTGAAGAAGAtgaaatggagaagaagaacaAAACACATCGTTTTGTGTGAATTAGAATGGTTGAGGAAatggaaaaaattatttagaggTCCTTTAATTTTAGGTGTATTTTATGGtgattaaaagtttaaaaaaactaTACCAATTTTTTTTCACAGTCTCACTTAACGGAGAGTGAATTACACTTGCCATTTTCCATCCACGTAAGGGCCTCAAAATGTCAAAAATGGAAGTAAAAGGACCCAGCCGTGACGAACTTTGGAGTAGGGGTTTACTGAatcaaaaatgtaaaatacaGGGGCCTTAGGATGGGTTTGGCCAAATGGATATATACATCATGTTACACCATATGAAATCATGTGATCAGAACAAACATGCGAAATAAGACTACAAATAGAAATCATGCACCTACTCATCATTGTACTCTAGGGTGTGCATCGGtcgattcggttcggtttaaaatatgccataattaaagaaaaccgaactttttttataaaaaaccgaaccgaaccgaattctaaaaataaccgaaccgaactaaatattttggttcggttcggtttttgaaattcggttttaacctgtgagaaatgttaattttattacaCATCCAGACCTGCTAAACATTCAAACAATCAGACCTGCTGTAATATTTATTCACAATTTAAACGGCTAATAATCATCAACGGTACTCGACCTTTGCCCTAAACTTCCGTAagaaaagcttccctaaaccccccaacctttatgGTGGCGCTCATTCAACCCCTAAGCGCCGTCTTTTTTTGGCGGCTATAattctaaaaaagaaaaagacggTGCCACGTGTCATTTGACATGtggcaaaatatctaaaaaaaattgaataacccaaaacacccttac is part of the Mercurialis annua linkage group LG3, ddMerAnnu1.2, whole genome shotgun sequence genome and encodes:
- the LOC126672918 gene encoding uncharacterized protein LOC126672918 encodes the protein MAHDILAVPISTVASESTFSTGGRILDPFRCSLTPKIVEGLIYGQDWLRESRQPLCVEELLDEIENIKKVSISSTILIHTKRCVLFFFSISSSSPKTIHYQFITNYQIITNPFHLFQHPLICKLLNHYQFITTTLPASTTLYFKPYISPPSTIATHHRQQQQKTAAFPVDLNGNSSDYSSRRRRLEVMVARGMLNLPVAATVNCADNTGAKNLYIISVKGIKGRLNRLPSACVGDMVMATVKKGKPDLRKKVMHAVMVRQNKPGLSWLSNDRNWNRRCHRCCCHICTELVFSCFRRLERR